A genomic region of Candidatus Syntrophosphaera sp. contains the following coding sequences:
- the hcp gene encoding hydroxylamine reductase: MFCYQCQETSRNLGCTMRGVCGKSPELCHLLDLAIHAMKGLAHVDARLLKHGVYYPEDALLVMGGLFRTITNANWDEQQIRDTIANVMAIRDKRKEELCAVLDGECTTCPDAATFQVKPEDYDSYGQQVGVLATGNEDIRSLRETVIYGLKGISAYGEHAWMLGYTSDEINKFLMEALAATIDDSLSAAELTALVVKTGEHAVKVIELLDRANTETYGVPEPTVVQLGVGTNPGILVSGHDLKDFEELLQQTEGSGIDIYTHSEMLPANYYPAFKKYPHFHGNYGSSWWHQLEDFENFNGPILMTTNCIVPLRKEQTYLDRFFTTGMTGYPGATHIPDREPGKQKDFSALIAKAKACQPPKELETGTITGGFNYRTVLGLADKIVEAVKSGAIKKFVVMAGCDGRMPSRKYFTEVAEKLPSDAVILTAGCAKYRYIKLPLGDIGGIPRVLDAGQCNDSYSLAVIALKLKEAFGLDDVNKLPLDFAIAWYEQKAVAVLLALLSLGFKNVRIGPTLPGFLSPNVAKVIIDTFGLKQTTDSDADVAAIMA; this comes from the coding sequence ATGTTCTGTTACCAATGTCAGGAAACATCCCGCAACCTCGGCTGCACGATGCGCGGAGTCTGCGGAAAATCCCCCGAGCTTTGCCACCTGCTGGACCTGGCCATCCACGCGATGAAAGGCCTGGCCCATGTTGACGCCCGGCTTCTCAAGCACGGCGTCTATTATCCGGAAGACGCGCTGCTGGTGATGGGCGGCCTGTTCCGCACGATCACCAACGCCAACTGGGATGAGCAGCAGATCCGGGACACGATCGCGAACGTCATGGCCATCCGCGACAAGCGCAAAGAAGAGCTCTGCGCCGTTCTGGACGGCGAATGCACGACCTGCCCGGATGCCGCCACCTTCCAGGTCAAACCTGAAGACTATGACAGCTATGGCCAGCAGGTCGGCGTTCTGGCCACCGGGAATGAGGACATCCGCTCCCTGCGCGAGACCGTCATCTATGGCCTGAAAGGGATCAGCGCCTATGGAGAGCACGCCTGGATGCTGGGCTACACCAGCGACGAGATCAACAAGTTCCTCATGGAGGCCCTCGCCGCCACCATCGACGACTCCCTTTCCGCCGCAGAGCTCACCGCACTGGTGGTCAAAACGGGAGAACACGCGGTGAAGGTCATAGAGCTTCTGGACCGCGCCAACACGGAAACCTACGGCGTTCCGGAGCCCACGGTCGTCCAGCTGGGAGTGGGAACCAACCCCGGCATCCTGGTCAGCGGCCACGACCTCAAGGACTTTGAGGAACTGCTCCAACAGACCGAGGGGAGCGGGATCGACATCTACACCCACAGCGAGATGCTGCCTGCCAACTATTATCCCGCCTTCAAGAAGTACCCACACTTCCACGGCAACTACGGCTCCTCCTGGTGGCACCAGCTCGAGGATTTCGAAAACTTCAACGGCCCCATCCTCATGACCACCAACTGCATCGTGCCCCTGCGCAAGGAGCAGACCTATCTGGACCGCTTCTTCACCACCGGCATGACCGGCTATCCCGGCGCCACCCACATTCCGGACCGCGAACCCGGCAAGCAGAAGGACTTCTCCGCCCTCATCGCCAAAGCCAAGGCCTGCCAGCCGCCCAAGGAACTGGAAACCGGCACCATCACCGGCGGATTCAATTACAGAACCGTTCTGGGCCTGGCCGACAAGATCGTAGAAGCGGTAAAATCCGGAGCGATCAAGAAGTTCGTGGTGATGGCCGGCTGCGATGGACGCATGCCCAGCCGCAAATACTTCACCGAAGTGGCTGAAAAGCTGCCTTCTGACGCAGTCATCCTCACCGCCGGCTGCGCCAAATACCGCTACATCAAGCTGCCCCTGGGCGACATCGGCGGGATTCCGCGGGTCCTCGATGCAGGCCAGTGCAACGATTCCTATTCCCTGGCCGTGATCGCGCTCAAGCTCAAGGAAGCCTTCGGCCTGGACGACGTGAACAAGCTTCCGCTCGACTTCGCAATCGCCTGGTATGAGCAGAAGGCCGTCGCCGTATTGCTGGCCCTGCTTTCCCTCGGCTTCAAGAACGTGCGCATCGGGCCGACCCTGCCGGGATTCCTCTCGCCCAACGTGGCCAAGGTCATCATCGACACCTTCGGCCTTAAACAGACCACCGATTCCGACGCCGACGTGGCCGCCATCATGGCCTGA
- a CDS encoding DUF2752 domain-containing protein, with product MRLRVEKLSDRYPAGKLPVFVFYAFFLAYLGIHFGLEAWLRLCWFRALTGINCPTCGLFRGFISLLGGHPLRALLSNPLMLIFTLFVFFQQSATLAFKRRLALDATPRQRRLLLILFLALFLLNWLYLILFLP from the coding sequence ATGCGCCTCCGCGTAGAAAAGCTGTCTGACCGCTATCCGGCAGGAAAACTGCCGGTTTTTGTTTTCTACGCCTTCTTCCTGGCCTATCTGGGCATTCATTTCGGGCTCGAAGCCTGGCTCCGGCTCTGCTGGTTCCGGGCTCTCACCGGGATCAACTGCCCGACCTGCGGGCTCTTCCGCGGCTTCATTTCGCTCTTGGGGGGGCATCCGCTGCGGGCCTTGCTCTCCAACCCCCTCATGCTCATCTTCACCCTCTTCGTCTTCTTCCAGCAAAGCGCAACCCTCGCCTTCAAGCGCCGCCTCGCCCTGGACGCCACGCCCCGCCAGCGCCGCCTGCTCCTCATCCTCTTCCTCGCCCTTTTCCTCCTCAACTGGCTCTACCTCATCCTCTTCCTTCCCTGA
- a CDS encoding V-type ATP synthase subunit K: MPYILLQAGNDALAAIGGGNPAYILAWIGIFLMVSLSGIGSALGTGNAGSATIAAMKKRDDIFANCMILSALPGTQGLYGFGAFFILKEHITPEITMLTAAALFGAGLISGITNLLSAYFQSRVVANGIESIGNGNNVFSNTLILAVYPELYAIIAFAACFLISGAL; this comes from the coding sequence ATGCCTTACATTCTCTTACAAGCAGGAAACGACGCACTGGCCGCGATCGGCGGGGGAAACCCGGCCTATATCCTGGCCTGGATCGGGATCTTCCTGATGGTCTCCCTGTCCGGGATCGGTTCCGCCCTCGGAACGGGAAACGCAGGCAGCGCCACGATCGCCGCCATGAAAAAACGTGACGACATCTTCGCCAACTGCATGATCCTTTCCGCTCTGCCCGGCACGCAGGGGCTCTACGGATTCGGCGCCTTCTTCATCCTCAAAGAGCACATCACCCCCGAGATCACCATGCTCACAGCCGCCGCCCTCTTTGGCGCCGGGCTCATCTCCGGGATCACGAACCTGCTCTCCGCCTATTTCCAGAGCCGCGTGGTGGCCAACGGCATCGAAAGCATCGGCAACGGCAACAACGTGTTTTCGAACACCCTGATCCTCGCCGTCTATCCCGAACTTTACGCCATCATCGCCTTTGCCGCCTGCTTCCTGATCAGCGGCGCCCTGTAA